In one Burkholderiales bacterium GJ-E10 genomic region, the following are encoded:
- a CDS encoding asparagine synthetase has translation MQTATDDRHFVAIVGIPRAARLASGENETGGLAKTLLAHWSGGRRSLAGLLRGRFSIVALDLAEGRAYLATDRFGSIPVCYAAEGNRFAFAQRADEVPLQSPPAIDPQALLRYVYFHCLPAPETVFQGVRRLRAAEEVIADRDGVRVRAYWTPEFQEEQRPFAERKEEFLGLLRGAVRRETEGGGMVGSFLSGGTDSSTVTGMLRETTGQPVRAYSIGFEAQGYDEMEYARIAARHFGADHRSYYVTPDDIARSLPDIATWFDQPFGNSSALPGYYCARLARSEGIDRILAGDGGDELFGGNSRYAKQKVFDVYGRVPGFLRAGVLEPLLLANLAAAHIPLVKKARSYIQQAKVPMPARMETYNLLDRIGPENLFTREFLQQVDLGGPAREQAETYARVSNGSLVNRMLAYDWQYTLADSDLPKVCGTTAMAGLDVGFPMLDDDLLDFSLRLPSEDKVKGLALRYFFKEALRGFLPDEILRKQKHGFGLPFGVWLTQHAGLQALVSDAFGSLGERGFLQPAYLKEIHRQVLSHAGYYGELVWILTTLEYWLRKNAPSFCADVDQTGGDH, from the coding sequence GTGCAGACCGCGACGGACGACAGGCACTTCGTGGCCATCGTCGGCATTCCCCGCGCGGCGCGTCTTGCCAGCGGCGAGAACGAGACGGGCGGGCTGGCAAAGACACTTTTGGCCCACTGGTCGGGCGGCCGGCGCAGCCTGGCGGGCTTGCTCCGGGGACGATTTTCCATCGTTGCGCTCGATCTGGCGGAGGGGCGCGCGTATCTCGCAACCGACCGGTTTGGGTCGATTCCGGTCTGTTACGCGGCCGAGGGAAACCGCTTCGCCTTCGCCCAGCGGGCCGACGAAGTTCCGCTGCAATCTCCTCCTGCGATCGATCCGCAAGCGTTGCTGCGCTACGTCTATTTCCACTGTCTGCCCGCACCCGAGACCGTGTTCCAGGGTGTACGCCGCCTGCGCGCCGCGGAGGAAGTGATTGCGGACCGCGACGGCGTCCGCGTTCGCGCGTACTGGACCCCCGAGTTTCAGGAAGAACAGCGGCCGTTTGCCGAGCGCAAGGAAGAATTCCTCGGATTGCTGCGCGGCGCGGTGCGGCGCGAAACCGAGGGCGGCGGAATGGTGGGTTCGTTCCTGAGTGGCGGTACGGACAGCTCCACCGTGACAGGAATGTTACGGGAGACAACGGGGCAACCGGTGCGCGCCTACTCCATCGGCTTCGAAGCGCAGGGCTACGATGAGATGGAGTATGCCCGCATCGCCGCCCGGCACTTTGGCGCCGATCATCGCAGCTACTACGTCACACCCGACGACATCGCGCGATCCCTGCCCGACATCGCCACCTGGTTCGATCAGCCGTTCGGCAACTCGTCGGCGTTACCGGGCTATTACTGCGCGCGCCTGGCGCGCTCCGAGGGCATCGACCGCATTCTCGCCGGCGACGGCGGCGACGAGTTGTTCGGCGGCAATTCGCGCTATGCGAAACAAAAGGTGTTCGACGTCTACGGCCGCGTGCCGGGGTTCCTGCGCGCCGGGGTGCTGGAACCCCTGCTCCTCGCCAACCTGGCTGCCGCCCATATCCCCCTGGTGAAAAAGGCCCGCAGCTACATCCAGCAGGCCAAGGTTCCGATGCCTGCCCGCATGGAAACCTATAACCTGCTCGACCGCATCGGTCCGGAGAACCTCTTCACGCGGGAGTTCCTGCAGCAGGTGGATCTCGGGGGCCCGGCCAGGGAGCAGGCCGAGACCTATGCCCGGGTTTCCAACGGATCTCTCGTCAACCGCATGCTGGCGTACGACTGGCAGTACACGCTGGCCGATTCCGACCTACCCAAGGTCTGCGGCACGACGGCGATGGCCGGTCTCGACGTCGGGTTTCCCATGCTCGACGATGACCTGCTCGATTTCTCCCTGCGCCTGCCCTCCGAAGACAAGGTGAAGGGACTGGCGCTGCGGTACTTCTTCAAGGAGGCGCTGCGCGGCTTCCTGCCGGATGAAATCCTGCGCAAGCAGAAGCACGGCTTCGGACTGCCGTTCGGCGTCTGGCTGACGCAGCATGCGGGACTGCAGGCCCTGGTGAGCGATGCATTCGGAAGCCTCGGCGAACGAGGCTTCCTGCAGCCCGCATACCTGAAGGAGATTCACCGCCAGGTGCTGTCCCACGCCGGGTACTACGGCGAACTGGTGTGGATCCTGACGACGCTGGAATATTGGCTGCGAAAAAATGCGCCATCGTTTTGCGCAGACGTAGACCAGACAGGAGGAGATCATTAG
- a CDS encoding asparagine synthase, with translation MPTEPTFARATKEAERQGFSGARTFQWDGGSAWWFPDLYGSPGSGAAVDEPEGFAAYVGTVHWKGLTKGALLRTLLARYKTPAEMPLDEFSGSFAMLYSAGDGVWLFNDAVGLLKIYQTDDERLFSTSFMVCRSALATRKVNRLRAQEYVLFGANHGLETPIRGIRIADPARATALSPSVPHTSWPVTRWRSVANLPRNRGEALELLSTAIRDDFRSMVDAYGADIGMALSGGFDSRLMLAALDGLGVEPKLYVYGAPGDIDVQIASVIAKNLGTAIECIDKGVINAGQPQFGAELLTSNLSFFDGIPVDGVFDAGADRQTRLLQVQGGRLNLNGGGGEVFRNFFYLPDRRYSASALASVFYSNWLPDAIPDADDRIRLSHAMEDGMLECLGRESGSDAARNSPLARAEVELVYSLFRLRYWMGRNNSVSARYGAFLTPLPHPKLVALTAALPMKWKNFGALEAEMIKRLSPRVASGPSAYGFEFANGPSFVHRLKAIETLARPVVLRKHSAVLRRLIRRNGSAKPPRLPAEIASILPDQDWIATAGLTHRDQFDRLHTLQAVLSEN, from the coding sequence TTGCCGACGGAGCCGACCTTCGCGCGTGCCACCAAGGAGGCGGAACGCCAAGGTTTTTCCGGCGCCCGCACCTTCCAGTGGGACGGGGGTAGCGCATGGTGGTTCCCCGATTTGTACGGAAGCCCCGGAAGCGGCGCCGCCGTCGACGAACCGGAGGGGTTTGCTGCCTACGTCGGCACGGTGCACTGGAAAGGGCTCACGAAGGGTGCCCTGCTTCGTACCCTGCTGGCCCGATACAAAACCCCCGCAGAAATGCCTCTTGACGAATTCTCCGGCTCGTTCGCGATGCTGTATTCGGCGGGCGACGGCGTCTGGCTTTTCAATGATGCCGTGGGGTTGCTCAAGATCTACCAAACGGACGACGAGCGCCTGTTCTCGACATCGTTCATGGTTTGCCGGTCCGCCTTGGCCACACGCAAGGTAAACCGGCTACGCGCCCAGGAGTACGTTCTTTTCGGTGCCAACCACGGCCTGGAAACGCCGATTCGCGGCATCCGGATCGCGGACCCCGCACGCGCCACCGCACTGAGTCCCTCCGTGCCACACACTTCGTGGCCGGTGACGCGATGGCGATCCGTCGCCAACCTGCCGCGCAATCGCGGCGAGGCCCTGGAGCTCCTGTCCACCGCCATCCGGGACGATTTCCGCTCGATGGTCGACGCCTATGGGGCCGATATCGGTATGGCGCTATCGGGCGGCTTCGACTCGCGCCTGATGCTGGCCGCGCTCGACGGGCTAGGGGTCGAGCCGAAGCTGTACGTATATGGTGCGCCTGGAGACATCGACGTTCAGATCGCGTCGGTCATTGCGAAGAACCTCGGAACGGCTATCGAATGCATTGATAAAGGCGTCATCAATGCGGGGCAACCGCAGTTCGGCGCGGAACTCCTCACTTCCAATCTCTCATTCTTTGACGGAATCCCGGTCGACGGCGTCTTCGATGCAGGTGCGGACCGGCAGACGCGTCTACTCCAGGTGCAGGGCGGGCGCCTGAACCTCAACGGGGGCGGCGGGGAGGTCTTTCGCAACTTCTTTTATCTGCCCGATAGACGGTATTCGGCGTCGGCCTTGGCGTCGGTTTTCTATTCAAATTGGCTACCCGACGCGATTCCGGACGCAGATGATCGGATACGGTTGTCGCACGCGATGGAGGACGGCATGCTGGAATGTCTCGGACGCGAGTCCGGCTCCGATGCCGCGCGGAACTCTCCGCTGGCGCGTGCGGAAGTCGAACTGGTGTATTCCCTCTTCCGGCTGCGCTACTGGATGGGCCGCAACAATTCGGTTTCCGCCCGCTACGGCGCATTCCTAACCCCGCTCCCGCACCCGAAACTGGTTGCACTGACTGCCGCCCTGCCGATGAAGTGGAAAAACTTCGGAGCGCTGGAGGCGGAAATGATCAAGCGGCTTTCACCAAGAGTGGCGTCCGGCCCCAGCGCATATGGCTTCGAATTTGCAAATGGACCAAGCTTTGTCCATCGCCTGAAGGCCATCGAGACCCTCGCCCGGCCGGTTGTCCTGCGCAAGCACTCGGCCGTGCTGCGCCGGCTGATCCGCCGGAACGGTTCCGCGAAGCCGCCTCGCCTTCCAGCGGAAATTGCATCCATACTGCCGGACCAGGACTGGATCGCAACGGCGGGCCTTACGCATCGTGACCAGTTTGACCGCTTGCATACGCTACAAGCGGTACTTTCGGAGAACTGA
- a CDS encoding nitrogenase, producing the protein MIFEDGPVIPGGFPVTIPSEESSADSAVFGISYHSHSGSGDAQAGSGPEGTGTIGTYGGADTEEVPGGTAEALNEAVPSTGEAEDPGPPPPQPVIASVPSEKDARNKARRAMSGVGQEWGPKGTFMAIFPGLVEPLRAAAFGQLHHQVTARRYSTDSPVPGTACERPSLPRICIDSSGPNAALDAKSLACL; encoded by the coding sequence GTGATTTTCGAGGATGGTCCGGTAATCCCCGGGGGGTTCCCGGTTACGATTCCCAGCGAAGAGTCAAGTGCAGACAGCGCCGTATTCGGGATTTCATACCACTCCCATAGTGGAAGCGGAGATGCCCAGGCTGGCAGCGGACCGGAAGGAACCGGGACGATCGGAACATACGGTGGCGCCGACACCGAAGAAGTGCCGGGGGGCACCGCGGAGGCGCTGAACGAGGCTGTGCCCAGCACCGGTGAAGCCGAGGATCCAGGTCCTCCGCCACCGCAGCCGGTAATCGCTAGCGTTCCAAGTGAAAAGGACGCCCGCAATAAGGCCCGGCGGGCCATGTCCGGGGTGGGGCAAGAATGGGGACCGAAAGGGACGTTCATGGCAATCTTTCCTGGACTGGTGGAGCCGCTGCGTGCTGCGGCTTTCGGCCAGCTCCACCATCAAGTTACGGCACGAAGGTATAGTACGGACTCCCCAGTCCCGGGAACAGCATGTGAAAGGCCTAGCTTGCCCCGTATTTGCATCGATTCGTCTGGTCCGAATGCAGCCCTTGATGCGAAATCATTAGCATGTTTATGA
- a CDS encoding TPR repeat protein (Precursor) codes for MTNWTSRLWLSGLVLFCATIGEAQGTSTELVDGGACGSLRNAYGPYDYRTIPPRSLYLVEMRHFPPQVETLQRGSTGTIGADLDYALRAIPNHPRILLAMMRLARRDHTEQPSGSRYSVQCWFDRAVQFAPDDPMVRMLYGNYLIEKGKPSAALEQLRVADKLATDDANLQYNLGLAYFKLKKYDLASGHARKAYAAGFPLPGLRDMLSSVGEWRDRAPNSRIGRKSAQTHN; via the coding sequence ATGACAAATTGGACGTCGCGCCTGTGGCTTTCCGGTTTGGTGCTTTTTTGCGCCACCATCGGCGAGGCGCAGGGCACTTCAACGGAACTGGTCGATGGCGGAGCCTGTGGTTCGCTGCGGAACGCCTATGGACCCTACGACTATCGTACGATTCCGCCGCGATCTCTCTACTTGGTCGAGATGCGGCATTTCCCTCCGCAGGTCGAGACGTTGCAGCGAGGTTCAACGGGCACGATAGGGGCCGACCTGGATTATGCGTTGAGGGCGATACCCAATCATCCGAGGATCCTGCTTGCGATGATGCGACTCGCGCGGCGGGACCATACGGAGCAACCGTCTGGCTCCCGGTACTCCGTGCAATGCTGGTTCGATCGGGCGGTGCAGTTTGCGCCGGATGATCCCATGGTGCGGATGTTGTACGGAAACTATCTCATCGAAAAAGGGAAGCCTTCGGCGGCGTTGGAACAGCTGCGCGTCGCCGATAAACTGGCGACCGACGATGCAAACCTGCAATACAACTTGGGGTTGGCCTATTTTAAATTGAAGAAATACGATCTTGCGTCGGGCCACGCGCGCAAGGCATACGCCGCCGGATTCCCGCTGCCCGGCCTACGTGACATGTTGAGTTCCGTGGGAGAGTGGAGAGATAGGGCGCCCAACTCCCGAATCGGAAGGAAATCCGCGCAGACGCACAACTGA